One part of the Olleya sp. YS genome encodes these proteins:
- the groL gene encoding chaperonin GroEL (60 kDa chaperone family; promotes refolding of misfolded polypeptides especially under stressful conditions; forms two stacked rings of heptamers to form a barrel-shaped 14mer; ends can be capped by GroES; misfolded proteins enter the barrel where they are refolded when GroES binds), producing MAKDIKFDIDARDGLKRGVDALANAVKVTLGPKGRNVIISRSFGAPIVTKDGVSVAKEIELEDAHEDMGAQMVKEVASKTNDLAGDGTTTATVLAQAIVKEGLKNVAAGANPMDLKRGIDKAVEAIVTDLGKQSKEVGNSSEKIKQVASISANNDDVIGDLIAKAFGKVGKEGVITVEEAKGTETYVDIVEGMQFDRGYLSPYFVTNSDKMITDLENPYVLLYDKKVSTMKDLLPVLEPVAQSGKPLLIIAEDVDGEALATLVVNKLRGSLKIAAVKAPGFGDRRKAMLEDIAILTGGTVVSEERGFTLENTTLDMLGTAERITIDKDNTTVVNGAGDKALIKNRVNQIKAQIESTTSDYDKEKLQERLAKLAGGVAVLYVGAASEVEMKEKKDRVDDALHATRAAVEEGIVAGGGVALVRAKSVLEKITTENLDETTGIQIVARAIESPLRTIVENAGGEGSVVVNKVSEGKKDFGYDAKSETYVDMLKAGIIDPKKVTRIALENAASVAGMILTTECALIDIKEDAPAGGMPPMGGGMPGMM from the coding sequence ATGGCAAAAGATATAAAATTTGATATAGACGCACGTGACGGATTAAAACGTGGTGTAGACGCTTTAGCAAATGCAGTAAAAGTAACCTTAGGACCAAAAGGAAGAAACGTTATTATTAGTCGTTCTTTTGGTGCACCAATTGTAACTAAAGATGGTGTAAGCGTTGCAAAAGAAATAGAATTAGAAGATGCACACGAAGACATGGGTGCACAAATGGTTAAAGAAGTCGCATCAAAAACTAACGATTTAGCAGGAGATGGTACAACAACAGCTACCGTTTTAGCTCAAGCTATTGTTAAAGAAGGATTAAAAAACGTTGCTGCAGGTGCTAATCCTATGGACTTAAAACGTGGTATAGATAAAGCAGTAGAAGCTATTGTTACAGACTTAGGAAAACAATCTAAAGAAGTTGGAAATTCTTCTGAAAAAATAAAACAAGTAGCTTCTATTTCTGCAAATAATGATGATGTTATTGGTGATTTAATAGCAAAAGCGTTTGGAAAAGTTGGTAAAGAAGGTGTTATTACTGTTGAAGAAGCAAAAGGAACCGAAACCTATGTAGATATAGTTGAAGGTATGCAATTTGACAGAGGCTATTTATCGCCATATTTTGTGACTAACAGTGATAAAATGATTACTGATCTTGAAAATCCTTATGTGTTATTGTATGATAAAAAAGTATCTACAATGAAGGATTTACTACCAGTTTTAGAACCAGTTGCACAATCAGGAAAACCTTTGTTAATTATTGCTGAAGACGTTGATGGTGAAGCATTAGCTACGTTAGTAGTTAATAAACTACGTGGTTCTCTAAAAATTGCTGCAGTTAAAGCACCAGGATTTGGAGATCGTAGAAAAGCTATGTTAGAAGATATTGCAATCTTAACTGGTGGAACTGTGGTGTCTGAAGAAAGAGGATTTACTCTAGAAAACACTACGTTAGACATGCTTGGTACTGCTGAACGTATTACTATTGATAAAGACAATACAACTGTTGTAAATGGTGCTGGTGACAAAGCATTGATAAAAAACAGAGTAAATCAAATAAAAGCTCAAATAGAATCTACAACTAGCGATTACGATAAAGAAAAGCTACAAGAACGTCTTGCTAAATTAGCAGGTGGAGTTGCGGTTTTATACGTAGGTGCTGCTAGTGAAGTAGAGATGAAAGAAAAGAAAGACCGTGTTGATGATGCTTTACATGCTACACGTGCTGCAGTAGAAGAAGGTATTGTTGCAGGTGGTGGAGTTGCATTAGTGAGAGCTAAATCTGTTTTAGAAAAAATTACTACAGAGAATTTAGACGAGACAACTGGTATACAAATTGTTGCTCGTGCAATCGAATCTCCTTTACGTACTATTGTTGAAAATGCTGGTGGAGAAGGCAGCGTTGTTGTTAACAAGGTTAGCGAAGGTAAAAAAGACTTTGGTTATGACGCAAAATCTGAAACCTATGTAGATATGCTTAAAGCAGGAATTATTGACCCTAAGAAAGTAACTAGAATTGCTTTAGAAAATGCAGCTTCTGTTGCGGGAATGATATTAACTACAGAGTGTGCTTTAATAGACATTAAAGAAGATGCTCCTGCTGGAGGAATGCCTCCAATGGGTGGAGGAATGCCTGGAATGATGTAA
- a CDS encoding co-chaperone GroES — MSKLNIKPLADRVLVEPLPAETQTASGLYIPDTAQEKQHKGTIVAVGNGKKDEPLTVKVGDTVLYGKYSGSEIKLDGQEYLMMREEDIMAII, encoded by the coding sequence ATGAGTAAATTAAACATTAAACCACTTGCAGACCGTGTGCTTGTAGAGCCACTACCTGCCGAAACACAAACAGCTTCTGGTTTATATATTCCAGATACAGCACAAGAAAAGCAACACAAAGGAACCATAGTAGCAGTAGGTAACGGGAAAAAAGACGAACCGTTAACTGTAAAAGTTGGTGACACTGTTCTTTACGGAAAATACTCAGGATCTGAAATTAAATTAGATGGCCAAGAGTATTTAATGATGCGTGAAGAAGATATAATGGCAATTATTTAA
- the secG gene encoding preprotein translocase subunit SecG, whose translation MSTFAIFLVLIVIVAFLLVVVIMVQNPKGGGLSSSFGGGGTQQLGGVKKTTDFLDKSTWTLATILLALILASSLGINKKGVTTESKIELDGIETPAPATTPAVDEGTKVIDSAN comes from the coding sequence ATGAGCACATTTGCAATCTTTTTAGTCCTAATCGTAATAGTAGCATTTCTACTAGTAGTGGTAATCATGGTTCAAAACCCAAAAGGTGGAGGATTATCTTCTTCTTTTGGAGGAGGCGGAACACAACAATTAGGTGGTGTTAAAAAAACAACAGACTTTTTAGACAAAAGTACTTGGACGTTAGCAACAATCTTATTAGCATTAATTTTAGCATCAAGTTTAGGCATAAATAAAAAAGGTGTTACTACAGAATCTAAAATAGAATTAGATGGTATTGAAACTCCTGCACCAGCAACTACTCCTGCAGTAGACGAAGGAACTAAAGTTATTGATTCAGCTAACTAG
- a CDS encoding LptE family protein, which yields MKYLKYSLLIIIASTVLGCGAYSFTGVQDLGNVDTFQVNYFQNNAALVEPGLERDFKIALEDLIQNQTNLSLVTSNGDLVYEGEITEYRISPTTATANSTAAQNRLTISVNVRFYNKKDDENDFERSFSFFYDYEGSELLSGSTKTTAFEEIFERLTQDIFNASLANW from the coding sequence ATGAAATATTTAAAATACAGTTTACTAATCATTATCGCTTCAACAGTATTAGGATGTGGAGCCTACTCTTTTACAGGTGTCCAAGATCTTGGTAATGTCGATACGTTTCAAGTTAATTATTTTCAGAACAATGCTGCACTAGTTGAACCTGGACTAGAACGAGATTTTAAAATAGCTTTAGAGGATTTAATACAAAATCAAACCAACTTAAGTTTAGTAACTTCTAATGGAGACTTGGTTTACGAGGGAGAAATCACAGAATACCGTATTTCTCCAACCACAGCAACTGCAAACAGTACTGCTGCACAAAATAGGTTAACAATAAGTGTTAACGTCAGATTTTATAATAAAAAAGATGATGAAAACGATTTTGAAAGATCGTTCTCATTTTTTTATGATTATGAAGGAAGTGAGTTATTATCTGGTTCGACAAAAACAACCGCTTTTGAAGAAATTTTTGAACGTTTAACACAAGATATTTTTAATGCCTCTTTAGCTAATTGGTAA
- a CDS encoding sigma-54 dependent transcriptional regulator, which yields MESVQSIKQRFGIIGNSPSLNRAIEKSIQVAPTDISVLVTGESGVGKESIPKIIHQLSHRKHGKYIAVNCGAIPEGTIDSELFGHEKGAFTGATATRSGYFEVADGGTIFLDEVGELPLTTQVRLLRVLENGEFIKVGSSKVQKTNVRIVAATNVNMFEAIKKEKFREDLFYRLSTVDINLPPLRERQEDIHILFRKFASDFALKYKMPTIKLTDDAIQLLLKYRWSGNIRQLRNVAEQISVLEQNRTISAATLNSYLPSGSTNLPAVINTTKSESDFSSEREILYKVLFDMKADLNDLKKLTMELMKTGNAKDVQKNNETLIQKIYGEDEDKAEFDEQIQDLEILSISDNASNTSQPEIENTKDKYHFAEEIEEEETLSLHDKELELIKKSLERHNGKRKLAAEELGISERTLYRKIKQFDL from the coding sequence ATGGAATCGGTTCAATCCATAAAACAACGCTTTGGAATAATTGGAAATAGCCCAAGTTTAAATCGTGCTATAGAAAAATCAATCCAAGTAGCGCCTACAGATATATCTGTGTTGGTTACAGGAGAAAGTGGTGTTGGTAAGGAGAGTATTCCTAAAATTATCCATCAATTATCACATCGTAAACACGGAAAATACATTGCAGTAAACTGTGGAGCAATTCCAGAAGGCACTATTGATAGTGAGCTTTTTGGGCACGAAAAAGGTGCATTTACAGGTGCTACTGCAACCCGAAGTGGTTATTTTGAAGTTGCAGATGGTGGTACTATTTTTTTAGATGAAGTTGGAGAACTTCCACTAACTACGCAAGTCCGCTTATTACGTGTTTTAGAAAATGGCGAGTTTATTAAAGTAGGGTCTAGTAAAGTACAAAAAACCAACGTACGTATAGTAGCTGCTACAAACGTTAACATGTTTGAAGCTATTAAAAAAGAAAAGTTTAGAGAAGATTTATTTTATCGCTTAAGTACTGTGGATATTAATCTTCCACCCTTACGAGAACGCCAAGAAGACATTCATATTTTATTTAGAAAATTTGCTAGTGACTTCGCATTAAAATATAAAATGCCAACTATTAAATTAACTGATGATGCTATCCAATTATTATTAAAATACCGTTGGAGTGGTAACATTAGACAATTACGAAATGTTGCAGAACAGATTTCGGTTTTAGAACAAAATAGAACTATAAGCGCAGCCACTTTAAATAGTTATTTACCCTCTGGAAGCACTAATCTTCCTGCTGTTATTAATACTACTAAATCCGAAAGTGACTTTAGTAGCGAACGTGAAATATTGTACAAAGTCCTGTTTGATATGAAAGCTGATTTAAATGATTTAAAGAAGCTAACCATGGAACTAATGAAAACTGGCAATGCAAAAGATGTTCAGAAAAATAACGAGACCTTAATACAGAAAATTTATGGCGAAGATGAAGATAAAGCAGAGTTTGATGAACAAATCCAAGATTTGGAAATTTTATCCATTTCTGACAATGCATCCAACACTTCTCAACCAGAAATAGAAAACACTAAGGACAAATATCATTTTGCAGAAGAGATTGAAGAAGAGGAAACCTTGTCTTTACACGATAAAGAGCTAGAGTTAATTAAAAAATCTTTAGAGCGTCATAACGGTAAACGTAAACTAGCTGCTGAAGAATTAGGGATTAGCGAACGTACACTGTATAGAAAAATAAAGCAATTTGATTTGTAA
- the miaB gene encoding tRNA (N6-isopentenyl adenosine(37)-C2)-methylthiotransferase MiaB — protein sequence MEKTIDETKQGETLVIPQKKENTKKLFIESYGCSMNFSDSEIVASILQNEGFNTTKHLEEANLVLVNTCSIRDKAEQTVRKRLEKYNAVKRINPKMKVGVLGCMAERLKSKFLEEEKIVDLVVGPDAYKDLPNLIAEVDEGRDAINVILSKEETYGDISPVRLNSNGVTAFVSITRGCDNMCTFCVVPFTRGRERSRDPQSIIEEVNDLWNKGYKEITLLGQNVDSYLWYGGGLKKDFEKASDFEKATATDFAKLLELCAKAQPKMRIRFSTSNPQDMHLEVIETMAKYDNICNHIHLPVQSGSNRILKAMNRLHTREEYFTLIDNIKKIIPGCAISQDMIAGFPTETEEDHQDTLSLMEYVKYNFGYMFTYSERPGTLAERKFEDDIPETTKSRRLSEIIALQLKHSEYRTRQFLNTTVEVLIEKESKKSNQQWSGRTQHNIVCVFPKAQYKVGDFVNVNVTDCTKATLIGEAIGLSNNN from the coding sequence ATGGAAAAGACAATAGACGAAACTAAACAAGGGGAAACATTAGTGATTCCTCAAAAAAAGGAAAACACTAAAAAACTTTTTATTGAAAGTTATGGGTGTTCTATGAATTTTAGTGATAGCGAAATTGTTGCGTCTATACTTCAAAACGAAGGTTTTAATACCACAAAACATCTTGAGGAAGCCAATTTAGTATTGGTTAATACTTGCTCAATACGTGATAAAGCAGAACAAACTGTTAGAAAGCGTTTAGAAAAATATAATGCTGTAAAACGAATTAATCCTAAAATGAAAGTAGGTGTTTTAGGGTGTATGGCAGAACGCTTAAAAAGCAAGTTTCTTGAAGAAGAGAAAATTGTAGACCTAGTGGTTGGACCTGATGCTTATAAAGACTTACCTAATTTAATTGCTGAAGTTGATGAAGGTCGTGATGCTATAAACGTTATTTTATCCAAAGAAGAAACCTATGGAGACATCTCTCCTGTACGATTAAATAGTAATGGTGTAACAGCATTTGTATCTATTACCAGAGGATGTGATAACATGTGTACGTTTTGTGTGGTTCCGTTTACTAGAGGACGCGAGCGTAGTCGTGATCCACAAAGTATTATTGAAGAAGTTAATGACTTATGGAATAAAGGTTATAAAGAAATAACGCTTCTTGGTCAAAACGTCGATAGTTACTTATGGTATGGTGGAGGATTAAAAAAAGATTTTGAAAAAGCGTCAGATTTTGAAAAAGCAACCGCAACAGATTTTGCGAAACTTTTAGAGTTATGTGCAAAAGCACAACCTAAAATGCGTATTCGATTTAGCACGTCTAACCCACAGGATATGCACCTAGAAGTGATAGAAACTATGGCTAAATATGATAACATTTGTAATCATATCCATTTACCTGTTCAAAGCGGTAGCAATCGGATTTTAAAAGCAATGAATCGTTTACATACCAGAGAAGAGTATTTCACCTTAATAGATAACATCAAAAAAATAATTCCAGGATGTGCTATTAGTCAAGATATGATTGCTGGTTTTCCAACCGAAACTGAAGAAGATCATCAAGACACATTAAGTTTAATGGAATATGTAAAGTATAATTTTGGTTATATGTTTACGTATTCAGAACGTCCAGGGACTTTAGCAGAACGTAAATTTGAAGATGATATTCCAGAAACAACAAAAAGTAGACGTTTAAGCGAAATTATTGCACTTCAACTTAAACATAGCGAGTACAGAACACGTCAGTTTTTAAATACAACTGTTGAAGTATTAATAGAAAAAGAATCTAAAAAATCTAACCAACAATGGTCTGGACGTACACAACATAATATTGTATGCGTATTTCCAAAAGCACAATACAAAGTTGGTGATTTTGTAAACGTTAATGTAACAGATTGCACCAAAGCTACACTTATTGGTGAAGCTATCGGACTATCCAATAACAACTAA
- the topA gene encoding type I DNA topoisomerase produces the protein MAKNLVIVESPAKAKTIEKFLGKDFKVESSFGHIADLPSKELGVDVDGDFDPKYEVSSDKKALVKKLKDLAKKAEMVWLASDEDREGEAIAWHLAESLNLDKDKTRRIVFHEITKSAIQKAVDNPRQIDYDLVDAQQARRVLDRIVGYELSPVLWRKVKGGLSAGRVQSVSVRLIVEREREIQDFKPEASYRIDAEFSNEAGQSFKAKLPKTFSTKKEAQDFLESNASATFKVADLIKKPAKKSPAAPFTTSTLQQEASRKLYFSVSKTMTMAQRLYEAGLITYMRTDSVNLSDEARKGAEKEIVAAYGKEYAKERNFKGKSKGAQEAHEAIRPTDFTRHTVDIDYDQARLYDLIWKRAIASQMSEAQLERTNVKIEANTHNETFTANGEVIKFDGFLKVYLEGTDDEDLEQEGMLPAMKTNETLLNKYITATERYSRAPYRYTEASLVKKLEELGIGRPSTYAPTISTIQNRNYVEKGTIEGVERDYTQLVLEEGKVNDNTLTEKVGSDKGKLVPTDIGMIVTDFLVNHFESILDYNFTAKVENQFDDIAEGKEDWKKMMKSFYKKFHPVVEDVKENADRESGERILGKDPKTGKQVSVRLGKFGPMVQMGTVDDDEKPTFASLGPDQQLGSITYEEAMDLFKLPRTLGKYEDEVVEVNNGRFGPYVKYGKKFVSLAPGQDPLNIEIEDAIALIKEKEIADAPIYNYKGHGVTKGKGRFGPFIKWNNLFINVNKKYDWDNLSDTDIEELIDAKIQKEIDKVVHNWEDEGIRVEKARWGRHNILKGKIKIELPKTVDAAALTLEEVKDIIEKKAPKKKAPAKKKKATKKKTTAKKK, from the coding sequence ATGGCGAAGAATTTAGTTATAGTTGAGTCACCTGCAAAAGCAAAAACAATTGAAAAATTTTTAGGAAAAGATTTTAAAGTTGAATCTAGTTTTGGTCATATTGCAGACTTACCCTCTAAAGAATTAGGTGTTGATGTAGATGGCGATTTTGATCCAAAATACGAGGTGTCCTCAGATAAAAAAGCACTAGTAAAAAAATTAAAAGACCTTGCAAAAAAAGCCGAAATGGTTTGGTTAGCAAGTGATGAGGATAGAGAAGGAGAAGCAATTGCTTGGCATTTAGCAGAGTCTTTAAATTTAGATAAAGACAAGACTAGACGTATTGTTTTTCATGAGATTACCAAATCTGCCATCCAAAAAGCAGTAGATAATCCAAGACAAATAGATTACGATTTAGTGGATGCGCAACAAGCGCGTCGTGTATTAGATAGAATTGTGGGTTATGAGTTGTCTCCTGTATTATGGCGTAAAGTAAAAGGAGGTTTATCAGCAGGACGAGTACAATCGGTATCGGTTAGACTAATAGTAGAGCGTGAACGTGAAATACAAGATTTTAAACCAGAAGCCTCTTACAGGATAGATGCAGAGTTTTCTAATGAAGCAGGTCAATCGTTTAAGGCTAAACTTCCAAAAACATTCTCTACAAAAAAAGAAGCTCAAGATTTTTTAGAAAGTAATGCCAGTGCTACATTTAAAGTAGCTGACTTAATTAAAAAGCCGGCAAAAAAATCACCAGCTGCACCATTTACAACGTCTACGTTACAACAAGAAGCATCGCGTAAACTATATTTCTCGGTAAGTAAAACCATGACTATGGCTCAACGATTGTATGAAGCGGGTTTAATTACTTACATGAGAACAGATAGTGTTAACTTATCTGACGAAGCACGCAAAGGAGCAGAAAAAGAAATAGTTGCTGCATATGGTAAAGAATATGCAAAAGAGCGAAATTTTAAAGGAAAATCTAAAGGAGCACAAGAAGCACACGAAGCTATTAGACCTACAGATTTTACAAGGCACACTGTAGATATAGATTACGATCAAGCACGTTTATACGATTTAATTTGGAAACGCGCTATAGCCTCGCAAATGAGTGAAGCACAATTAGAGCGTACCAATGTTAAAATTGAAGCTAATACACATAATGAAACCTTTACAGCTAATGGAGAGGTGATTAAGTTTGATGGATTTTTAAAAGTGTATTTAGAAGGTACAGATGACGAAGATTTAGAGCAAGAAGGCATGCTTCCTGCAATGAAAACAAACGAAACGTTATTAAACAAGTACATTACTGCTACAGAACGATACAGTCGTGCACCATATAGATATACCGAAGCATCTTTGGTTAAAAAGTTAGAAGAACTTGGAATTGGTAGACCATCTACTTATGCGCCAACTATTTCAACTATTCAAAATAGAAATTATGTTGAGAAAGGTACTATTGAAGGTGTTGAGAGAGACTATACTCAGTTAGTTCTTGAAGAAGGTAAAGTTAACGATAATACCCTTACAGAAAAAGTAGGGTCTGATAAAGGTAAATTAGTACCAACAGATATAGGAATGATTGTTACAGACTTTTTAGTCAATCATTTTGAAAGCATATTAGATTATAACTTTACAGCAAAAGTAGAAAACCAATTTGACGATATTGCAGAAGGTAAAGAGGACTGGAAAAAGATGATGAAATCCTTCTATAAGAAGTTTCACCCTGTAGTAGAAGATGTAAAAGAAAATGCAGATCGCGAATCTGGAGAACGTATTTTAGGTAAAGACCCAAAAACAGGAAAACAAGTTAGTGTGCGTTTAGGTAAATTTGGACCTATGGTGCAAATGGGAACGGTTGATGATGACGAAAAACCAACCTTTGCAAGTTTAGGACCAGACCAACAATTGGGTAGTATTACTTATGAAGAGGCAATGGACTTATTTAAATTGCCTAGAACATTAGGTAAATATGAAGATGAAGTTGTAGAAGTTAATAACGGACGATTTGGACCTTATGTTAAGTATGGTAAAAAGTTTGTGTCTTTAGCACCAGGACAAGATCCTTTAAATATAGAAATTGAAGATGCAATAGCATTAATTAAAGAAAAAGAAATTGCAGATGCACCTATATATAATTATAAAGGACATGGTGTCACTAAAGGTAAAGGTCGTTTTGGACCATTTATAAAATGGAATAACTTATTTATTAATGTCAATAAAAAATATGATTGGGATAACTTATCAGATACAGATATTGAAGAGTTAATAGACGCTAAAATCCAAAAAGAAATAGATAAAGTTGTCCATAATTGGGAAGATGAAGGGATTCGTGTAGAAAAAGCACGATGGGGAAGACACAATATCTTAAAAGGAAAAATAAAAATAGAATTACCTAAAACTGTAGATGCTGCTGCTTTAACTTTAGAAGAAGTTAAGGATATTATAGAGAAAAAGGCGCCTAAAAAGAAAGCACCTGCAAAAAAGAAAAAAGCAACCAAGAAAAAAACGACAGCTAAAAAGAAATAG
- a CDS encoding formimidoylglutamase gives MNFNFLSPVSDTVLAHNQLLSPLCLGRKIKIHSLQEGIPELDDIKIVILGVLENRNDVNYIGEDFNLNEIRKSLYTLFPGSWSTTIADLGDIEKGETVEDTYFALKETLTILIQKRIIPIIIGGSQDLTYANYRAYDSLMPMVNIVNVDKSFDLGDSSKPIKNNSFIGKVILDQPYNLFNYSTIGYQTYFNSQEEIDLMERLYFESYRLGEVSNDITLVEPVMRDANIVTLDLGVLKAAEVSLKQKVSPNGLDGKEVCAVARYAGISNKVSSFGIYEYKPSQDDEITSMLISQMIWYFIEGVNCRVKDDDFSNDENHQKFITLAESHELIFYKSTKTGRWWIEIPFLSNVNNKLKKHTLLPCTHQDYLDACNDKIPERWYKAYQKNNV, from the coding sequence ATGAATTTTAATTTTTTGTCTCCAGTTTCAGATACAGTACTAGCACATAATCAATTATTATCACCTTTATGTCTAGGTAGAAAAATTAAAATTCATTCTTTACAAGAAGGAATTCCAGAATTAGATGACATTAAAATTGTCATACTTGGCGTTTTAGAAAACAGAAACGATGTTAATTATATAGGTGAAGATTTCAATTTAAACGAAATTAGAAAATCCTTGTATACATTATTTCCAGGAAGTTGGTCAACAACTATAGCAGATTTAGGCGATATAGAAAAAGGTGAAACAGTCGAAGACACCTATTTTGCACTTAAAGAAACCTTAACAATCCTTATTCAAAAACGAATTATTCCAATAATCATAGGAGGAAGTCAAGACTTAACATATGCTAATTATCGTGCTTACGATAGTTTGATGCCAATGGTTAACATTGTTAACGTAGACAAATCTTTTGATTTAGGAGATTCGTCAAAGCCTATAAAAAATAACAGTTTTATTGGAAAAGTTATTTTAGACCAACCGTATAACTTATTTAATTATTCAACTATTGGATATCAAACTTATTTTAATAGCCAAGAGGAAATAGATTTGATGGAGCGATTATATTTTGAATCTTATAGACTAGGAGAAGTTTCAAATGATATAACGTTAGTTGAGCCTGTTATGAGAGATGCCAATATTGTAACCTTGGATCTTGGTGTTTTAAAAGCAGCAGAAGTAAGCTTAAAACAAAAAGTATCACCTAATGGCTTAGACGGAAAAGAAGTTTGTGCTGTTGCACGTTATGCAGGCATAAGTAATAAAGTTTCCTCATTCGGTATATACGAATACAAACCATCACAAGATGATGAAATTACTTCAATGCTTATTTCGCAAATGATATGGTACTTTATTGAAGGTGTTAATTGTAGAGTGAAGGATGATGATTTTTCTAATGACGAGAATCACCAGAAATTCATTACTTTAGCCGAATCCCATGAGTTAATATTTTATAAAAGTACAAAAACTGGACGTTGGTGGATAGAAATACCATTTTTATCAAATGTTAATAATAAATTAAAAAAGCATACGTTATTACCTTGCACGCATCAAGATTATTTAGATGCTTGTAACGATAAAATACCAGAAAGATGGTATAAAGCGTATCAAAAGAACAATGTTTAA
- the gldK gene encoding gliding motility lipoprotein GldK — protein sequence MNMKKFVLLTAVFALLVSCGSKDKGQLVGAKGKKWHPEKPYGMTLVPGGAFIMGKADDDLAGIQDAPAKTVTVASFYMDETEITNSEYRQFVEWVRDSTIRTKLAILADEVGMTEDDGGIGEFAFKDADTTDMSAYEKYMIDNYSGLGETGYEGRKLNYDIDLIFDTEDYPDEYYVEVMDTMYLPLEESYNGQRTWDVTKFKFQYTYMDIAKAAKNKNLRRKDVIIKEEVEIYPDTTAWIRDFAYSYNEPMHNDYFWHDAYSDYPVVGVSWQQAKAFCEWRTKYHNDYRRSRKIHNVGRYRLPSEAQWEYAARGGLQAATFPWGGPYAKNDRGCFMANFKPLRGDYAADQSLYTVEADAYEPNDFNLYNMAGNVSEWVDSSYDPASYEYASTINPSVNDPNNARKVVRGGSWKDVAYFLQVSSRDYEYADSARSYIGFRTVQDYMGTDVTANARK from the coding sequence ATGAATATGAAGAAGTTTGTATTATTAACAGCGGTTTTCGCACTATTAGTAAGTTGTGGATCAAAAGATAAAGGTCAACTAGTAGGAGCAAAAGGAAAAAAATGGCATCCAGAAAAACCATATGGAATGACATTAGTACCTGGTGGAGCATTTATAATGGGTAAAGCAGACGATGATCTTGCTGGCATCCAAGATGCACCTGCCAAAACAGTAACAGTAGCTTCCTTTTATATGGACGAAACGGAAATCACAAATAGTGAGTATCGTCAGTTTGTAGAATGGGTAAGAGACTCAACCATTCGTACTAAATTAGCAATTCTTGCAGATGAGGTTGGAATGACTGAAGACGATGGAGGTATTGGAGAATTTGCATTTAAAGATGCAGATACTACAGACATGTCTGCTTATGAGAAATATATGATCGATAACTACAGCGGTTTAGGAGAAACAGGTTATGAAGGTAGAAAACTGAATTATGATATCGATTTAATTTTCGATACAGAAGATTATCCAGACGAATATTATGTAGAGGTAATGGATACTATGTATTTACCTTTAGAAGAATCTTATAATGGTCAACGTACTTGGGATGTTACTAAATTTAAGTTTCAATATACTTATATGGATATTGCTAAAGCAGCAAAAAATAAAAATTTACGTCGTAAAGATGTTATAATCAAAGAAGAAGTAGAAATCTATCCAGATACTACAGCTTGGATTAGAGATTTTGCTTACTCTTATAACGAGCCTATGCATAACGACTATTTCTGGCATGATGCTTATAGTGATTACCCAGTAGTTGGTGTGTCTTGGCAACAAGCAAAAGCTTTTTGTGAGTGGAGAACTAAATACCACAACGATTACAGAAGATCAAGAAAAATACATAACGTAGGTCGTTACAGATTACCTTCAGAAGCGCAGTGGGAATATGCTGCAAGAGGTGGCCTACAAGCTGCAACTTTCCCTTGGGGAGGACCTTATGCTAAAAACGATAGAGGTTGTTTCATGGCAAACTTTAAACCATTACGTGGTGATTATGCAGCAGATCAATCTTTATATACTGTAGAGGCTGATGCTTATGAGCCTAATGACTTTAATTTATATAACATGGCAGGAAATGTATCAGAATGGGTAGACTCATCTTACGATCCAGCATCATATGAATACGCATCAACAATTAATCCAAGTGTTAATGATCCAAATAATGCTCGAAAGGTCGTTAGAGGTGGATCTTGGAAAGACGTTGCTTATTTCCTACAAGTAAGCTCAAGAGATTATGAATATGCAGATTCTGCAAGAAGTTACATTGGTTTCAGAACTGTTCAAGATTATATGGGAACAGACGTAACCGCTAATGCAAGAAAGTAA